In Streptomyces sp. Li-HN-5-11, the sequence CACCGGCCGTGCCGTGGGAGCCGTCTTCCCCACCCTCGTGGGTTTCCTCGCCGACAGCTGGGGCGTGGGCGGCGCGCTGGTCTTCGGCGCGATCGGCTACGGTATCGCGGCCCTCGCGCTGCTGGGGCTGCCGGAGACGCGCGGGAAGGAGCTGGCGTGAACCCCATGGACCACGACGTCCTGACTCTGGCGGAGGACCCTCCCGCGGCCGTCGCGGACGACCGCCCCACGGCCGTCGCGGACGACCGCCCCACGGCCGTCGCGCAGGACCGCCCCACGGCTGACGCGGACCACCGGCCGCCCGCGGCCGCGGCGCAGGACCGCCCCGTGGTCCTCGCCGACGGGCACGCGCACGCGTGGAGCCCGGGTGCGGCCAGAGCACGCTTCCGGGACGGAATGACCGGCCCCACGGCCGGGGTCGCCGCCGGCCACACCCAGGTCAACATGATCTCGGTCCCCGCCGACTGGGCGTACGACATGCTGCTGTTCTGCCAGCGCAACCCGAAGCCGTGTCCGGTCCTGGACGTCACCGACGCCGGTTCCTGGACGACCGTCCTCGCCGACGGCGCGGACCTGCGCACCGACCTGCCGCGCTACCGGGTGTGGTACGACGGCGAGTTGGTGGACGAGCCGACGGACGTGCGAGACCACTGGCGCGAGGACCTGGTGACGTTCCTGATCGGCTGCAGCTTCACCTTCGAGTGGGCGCTGACGTCGGCGGGCGTGCCGATCCGGCACGTCGAACAGGGCCGCAACGTGCCCATGTACGTGACGAGTCGTCAGTGCCGGCCTGCCGGACGGCTGCACGGCCCCCTGGTCGTGTCCATGCGCCCGGTGCCGCCGGAGCACCTGCCGGCGGCCATACGGGAGAGCAGTCTGCTCCCGGCGGTGCACGGCAGCCCCGTCCACTGCGGTGATCCCTCGGGACTGGGCATCGAGGACCTCGCCCGCCCCGACTTCGG encodes:
- a CDS encoding putative hydro-lyase → MNPMDHDVLTLAEDPPAAVADDRPTAVADDRPTAVAQDRPTADADHRPPAAAAQDRPVVLADGHAHAWSPGAARARFRDGMTGPTAGVAAGHTQVNMISVPADWAYDMLLFCQRNPKPCPVLDVTDAGSWTTVLADGADLRTDLPRYRVWYDGELVDEPTDVRDHWREDLVTFLIGCSFTFEWALTSAGVPIRHVEQGRNVPMYVTSRQCRPAGRLHGPLVVSMRPVPPEHLPAAIRESSLLPAVHGSPVHCGDPSGLGIEDLARPDFGDPVDAEADDIPVFWACGVTPQAAVMASRPPFALTHAPGQMFLTDARDEQYRVA